In Tenacibaculum sp. 190524A02b, the genomic stretch AATAATATCTAACGTATCTTTTGGATATTGCCTTTTAATGAGCTCTGTAAGTGCCATGGCTACTTTTTTAGCTGGTGTTATTCTATCTTCACCATACAAAATCATACTATGGCTAATATCAATCATTAATACAGTACTCATTTGGGCTTTAAAATTGGTTTCTTCCACTACCAAATCGTTTTCTGTCAATGAAAAATTACCTATTCCATTATTTATTTGCGCATTTTTTATGCTTTCAGTCATGGCTATTTTGTCTAATGAATCTCCAAAATGATAGTTTCGTAACTCACCTGTATATTCATCTCCTTGCCCTATACTTTTGGTTTTATGATTTCCCCTCTTACTCTTTTTAAGGTTTCCAAAAATTTGTTCCAAAGCTTTTTGCCGAATAGCTTGTTCAGTTTTCGCTGTTATTTTCAATCCTCCTTTTCCGTCTGGATTGTTTATTTCTTCTTTTATATATCCTTTTTTCTTTAGATCCTCTAAAAAATCATCAAGTGTATATTCAGGCGTGGTTAAGTTGTATTCAACATCTAACTGTTTTAACCACTCAAAAGCTTCGTCAAAATCTCCAGAAGTATAGGTTATTAATTCTTTGAAAATTTCAAATAGCTTTTCAAAGGGAGATTGATTAGGTGCTTCGTATTTTTTAAAGCGGAGTCCTTTTTTAAATTGATATTGCATTCTATAAAAATACGAAGGTTTTCTATTCTTTGAAAAGGTATCTTTTTATATTTGACTTTATTTAACATTTTAATGCATTTTAAAACCAAAGAGTTACAGTTACAATATGAAGGTTTTTTAAAAACCCCTTTTTTATGGACAGCTAATACTATTTTAGATATTATCCCTTTTGAAATACCTTCTACTTCTTCTTCTTTTTCTTCTGAAATTACACAACGACTTCGTCTTGGAAAACTTGTAGAACGTTTTGTTTCTTTTGAATTAGAACAACTTGATTTTATAAATATTCTTGCTGAAAACATTCAAATACAAAAAGATAAAATTACGCTTGGTGAATTGGATTGTATACTTTTAAAAAATAATGTTCCTATTCATTTAGAAATTGTTTATAAATTTTACTTGTATGACAATACAGTAGGAAACTCCGAAATTGAACATTGGATTGGCCCTAATAGAAAAGATTCGTTTATTCAAAAACTTACGAAGCTACAACAAAAGCAATTTCCTCTTTTGCATACTGAGGAATGTAAACTGTTTTTAAAAACACTTTCTTTAGATACAACTTTAATGCAACAACAAACTTATTTTAAAGCACAGCTTTTTGTTCCATTAAAAGTAACAATTAATACTCCTACCTTAATCAACCCCAAATGTATTATTGGTTTTTATTGTACCCTAAAAGAACTTACAGCCTTTTCTAATTGTAAGTTTTACATACCATCCAAACACAACTGGTTAGTTTGGCCTCACACTCATGTAAATTGGCTTGGTTATACTGATTTCCTGAAGCTTCTTAGTGTGTATTTAGCGGAACAAAATGCCCCGTTATGCTGGTTAAAGAAACCTAATGGTGAACTGGTTAAATTTTTTGTGGTTTGGTGGTAACTTTATTTTTTGACAACCTTTTTCTTGAAGTTATAAAATAAACCCCTGTTAATAGTATAATTGATGCTATAATTGATTTAGGTGTTAGTTTTTCATCTAAAAAATACCACCCTAACAACAAGGCTACTACTGGATTTACATACGCTGATGTTGATACTTTTTCTGTTGACACGACCTTTAATAAATAATTAAAAGCTGAAAAAGCGACAATGCTTCCAAATACAATTAATAATAACATGGACATCTGAGTTCTATACGTCCAATTTGTTGGAGCAATCCATTCTTCATTAAATATTTTACTTGAAATAAATAATAAAATACCTGCTATTAGCATTTGGTAGCCTGTACTAACAAAGAAGTTTTTAGGTAAATTGGCTTTGGAGACAAATACACTTCCATAACTCCAACTTAATACACAGGTAAAAATCATGAATATTCCTAAAGTACTTCCTTCTGTAGCTGTTATTTCTTGTTGACTAACTAATAAATACATTCCAAAAATACCTAGGCACACACCAATAATTGATTTTTTCTGCATTTTTTTACCATCAATTAATCGCATTAAAAACAATACAAATAATGGCTGTGTTGAAGCTAGTAATGCTGCAAATCCGCTATCTACATATTTTAACGCCCATACAAATACACCATTCCCATATACTAGGAACAGAAAACCTGCTATAAAAGTGTTTAATAACTGTGTTTTGGTTACTTTTAATGATTTTTTTAAGAGTTTAGCTATAATCATAATCAAAGCTCCAGCAGTAATAAAACGAATAGAAGCTAATAATAATGGTGGTATTTCTACAACTGCTATTTTATTCCACAAATAAGTAGATCCCCAAATAATGTATATGGCAAAAAATGCAAGTAGTACTAGTAGTGTAGATTTTTTCATGTCTGGCTTTTTTCGTGTATAAATGTAACAATAAAGTTTTAGGTATTATTAATAAAATAGCATGAGTTTATTGTACATCACTAAACATTAAAATAATGGCTTGAATTTCTTTTTAGAAGTAGTATTTCCAACTAATAATGTCTTGAAAAACCAATTTATTTAGCCCTAATGAAACCCTCTGAAAAATAGACTCCACCGATATTTTTAATATACATACCTAAAAACGGGTAAAACTTTAAAAGTTAAACCCGTTTCGTAGCTTTTTGTACAAAATTCTTAAACAGTGTTAAATATTTATTTCAAATGCTTTGCAAAAAACCCCATCATGGTTTTATATAGTTCAATCGTATTTTCTTCGTGCCCAAAACCATGCCCTTCATTATATTTTACCATATAAGGTACATCTACGCCTCTATTTCTTAAATTACTTACTATTTGATCTGATTCATTTATATTAACTCTTGGATCATTAGCCCCTTGAACCACAAACAACGGTTTGGTTATTTTATCT encodes the following:
- a CDS encoding vWA domain-containing protein — encoded protein: MQYQFKKGLRFKKYEAPNQSPFEKLFEIFKELITYTSGDFDEAFEWLKQLDVEYNLTTPEYTLDDFLEDLKKKGYIKEEINNPDGKGGLKITAKTEQAIRQKALEQIFGNLKKSKRGNHKTKSIGQGDEYTGELRNYHFGDSLDKIAMTESIKNAQINNGIGNFSLTENDLVVEETNFKAQMSTVLMIDISHSMILYGEDRITPAKKVAMALTELIKRQYPKDTLDIIVFGNDAWPISIKELPYLKVGPYHTNTVAGLQLAMDMLRKKRNTNKQIFMITDGKPSCLRLSDGTYYKNSNGLDSFIVEKCYTMAAQARKLHIPITTFMIAQDPYLMRFIEYFTKANQGKAFYTGLKGLGEMIFEDYAQNRKKRIRGY
- a CDS encoding DUF1853 family protein, producing the protein MHFKTKELQLQYEGFLKTPFLWTANTILDIIPFEIPSTSSSFSSEITQRLRLGKLVERFVSFELEQLDFINILAENIQIQKDKITLGELDCILLKNNVPIHLEIVYKFYLYDNTVGNSEIEHWIGPNRKDSFIQKLTKLQQKQFPLLHTEECKLFLKTLSLDTTLMQQQTYFKAQLFVPLKVTINTPTLINPKCIIGFYCTLKELTAFSNCKFYIPSKHNWLVWPHTHVNWLGYTDFLKLLSVYLAEQNAPLCWLKKPNGELVKFFVVWW
- a CDS encoding EamA family transporter; translated protein: MKKSTLLVLLAFFAIYIIWGSTYLWNKIAVVEIPPLLLASIRFITAGALIMIIAKLLKKSLKVTKTQLLNTFIAGFLFLVYGNGVFVWALKYVDSGFAALLASTQPLFVLFLMRLIDGKKMQKKSIIGVCLGIFGMYLLVSQQEITATEGSTLGIFMIFTCVLSWSYGSVFVSKANLPKNFFVSTGYQMLIAGILLFISSKIFNEEWIAPTNWTYRTQMSMLLLIVFGSIVAFSAFNYLLKVVSTEKVSTSAYVNPVVALLLGWYFLDEKLTPKSIIASIILLTGVYFITSRKRLSKNKVTTKPQKI